The following proteins come from a genomic window of Triticum aestivum cultivar Chinese Spring chromosome 6A, IWGSC CS RefSeq v2.1, whole genome shotgun sequence:
- the LOC123129069 gene encoding protein BTR1, whose product MEAPGSPYASSPESAPKRAPRSSPPPPPPQDHHDADHDAADPEDDKEKPTHLRFLVSNTAAGCIIGKGGSTINDFQSQSGARIQLSRSHEFFPGTNDRIIMVSGLFDEVVKAMELVLEKLLSEGEESNEAEARPKFRLVVPNSSCGGIIGKGGATIKSFIEDSHAGIKISPQDNNFVGLHDRLVTITGPLNSQMRAIHLILSKLSEDVHYPPNLSSPFPYAGLGFPSYPAAVPVGYMIPQVPYNNAVNYGPNGYAGGGGGGGGGGGRYQNNKPGTPVRSPANNDAQESHTIGVADEHIGAVVGRAGRNITEIIQASGARIKISDRGDFIAGTSDRKVTITGTSEAIQAAEAMIMQRVTASQER is encoded by the exons ATGGAGGCCCCGGGCTCCCCCTACGCCTCCTCGCCCGAGTCGGCGCCCAAGCGCgcgccccgctcctccccgccgccccctcccccgcaGGACCACCACGACGCCGACCACGACGCCGCCGACCCCGAAG ATGACAAGGAGAAGCCAACGCATTTGAGGTTTCTGGTGTCTAATACAGCAGCAGGATGTATTATTGGCAAGGGTGGTTCAACTATTAATGACTTCCAATCTCAGTCTGGGGCTCGTATTCAATTATCGCGCAGCCATGAGTTTTTCCCTGGTACAAATGACAGAATCATCATGGTCTCTGGACTGTTTGACGAAGTAGTTAAGGCCATGGAGTTGGTTCTTGAGAAACTCTTATCTGAG GGGGAAGAATCTAATGAAGCTGAAGCCAGGCCTAAATTTAGACTTGTAGTTCCTAACAGCTCATGTGGTGGAATTATTGGTAAAGGAGGAGCAACAATCAA GTCATTCATTGAAGATTCACATGCTGGAATCAAAATTTCACCACAGGACAACAACTTTGTTGGTTTGCATGATAGGCTTGTTACTATCACAGGACCCTTGAACAGTCAGATGCGAGCCATACATTTAATATTAAGCAAGTTGTCTGAGGATGTTCACTACCCACCTAATTTGAGTTCCCCATTTCCATATGCAG GCCTTGGTTTCCCTAGTTACCCTGCCGCTGTTCCTGTTGGCTATATGATTCCACAGGTGCCATATAATAATGCTGTGAACTATGGACCTAATGGGtatgctggtggtggtggtggtggtggtggtggtggtggaaggtaCCAAAACAACAAG CCTGGTACACCTGTTAGATCACCTGCTAATAATGATGCCCAAGAATCACACACCATAGGTGTTGCTGACGAACACATCGGTGCAGTTGTAGGGCGTGCAGGAAGGAACATAACAGAGATCATTCAG GCTAGTGGTGCCAGGATTAAGATATCAGATAGGGGCGATTTCATAGCTGGCACATCCGACAG GAAAGTGACGATAACCGGAACATCAGAGGCCATCCAGGCGGCCGAGGCGATGATCATGCAGAGGGTGACGGCCAGTCAGGAGAGGTGA